A genome region from Microplitis demolitor isolate Queensland-Clemson2020A chromosome 1, iyMicDemo2.1a, whole genome shotgun sequence includes the following:
- the LOC128667859 gene encoding glycosyltransferase-like protein gnt13 produces NNNNNNNNNNNNNNNNNNNNNNNKNNNNNNNNNNNNNNNNNNNNNNNNNHNHNNHNHNNNNNNNNNNNNNNNNNNNNNNNHNNNNNNNNNNNNNNHNNNHNNNNN; encoded by the coding sequence aataataataataataataataataataataataataataataataataataataataataataataataaaaataataataataataataataataataataataataataataataataataataataataataataataataatcataatcataataatcataatcataataataataataataataataataataataataataataataataataataataataataataataatcataataataataataataataataataataataataataataatcataataataatcataataataataataat